The following coding sequences are from one Candidatus Zixiibacteriota bacterium window:
- a CDS encoding ATP-binding protein has product MQVDILLVSGSQSCIESVQRAFEGHGSGTTLSVARSLSDARRFLATIVPDAVIADSDLSDGRGLDLVSGEGELGPFPLLLLAEDEKALQSSSDLPPVTVEPISRANHALAAMPRIVNRILCKWQLARQHRQAADKCWRLERLVKAITDNVSNVLYVRDAQSERIVLASRAGLQLINLQSSDNPGEPSGSTLESQPFAELDRQALEQSVPISRDQETIATPVGDRIMRTRRVPIVDQRGRPELLLGVAEDITDRIKAEAAFQESEQRYRDLVNSLNEGVALVDKNEIVQFCNPALAEVFDFDTPAELVHRSLLDFIPGRQRVTVEQENERRRQGESSRYELDITTVLGRQKRIMLSVSPRFASGQYCGSLALVLDVSTAQATGDEVSASAQKDSPAAVVAEIAHDFNNVLYAISGNISLAKEDQAGRPDTLVLLEQAEVAIERAEQIVRKLHNQVDSPTSHHRTDDVASVIGEVTRQVLMGSAVSLSLSVPDNLPPVAIEECQVYRILNNLLANAVDAMPDGGRLSVSCSVDMARETISGVTPDGAYLRLTIADTGLGIPDSRLERIFEPYFTTKVNGRGVGLASVRSIVAECRGRITVDSRLGHGTTFTILLPLALTANELERPARDEGASRGGLIMVVDPDEDIRHEAAAILRYLNYEPLLVKTARAALDRVGSIMLSDQPVDVVVIDEKVVADETDESAVTQLHRIDPDLIIILAGNSDLLMVHEPERFGCQAIMNKPFRSGAFDQVLAELLKGKVRQ; this is encoded by the coding sequence ATGCAGGTAGATATCCTCTTGGTCAGCGGATCGCAGTCTTGCATCGAATCGGTGCAACGTGCTTTTGAGGGCCATGGCAGCGGAACCACGTTGTCGGTGGCTCGTAGCCTGAGCGATGCCCGGCGGTTTCTGGCCACCATCGTGCCCGACGCCGTAATAGCCGACAGTGACCTTTCCGACGGCCGGGGCCTTGATTTGGTGAGCGGCGAAGGAGAGTTGGGACCGTTCCCGTTACTTCTGCTGGCTGAGGATGAGAAGGCTCTTCAGTCATCATCGGACTTGCCGCCGGTCACCGTAGAACCGATATCTCGGGCCAACCATGCCCTGGCGGCCATGCCGCGCATCGTCAACCGCATCCTGTGCAAATGGCAATTAGCCAGGCAGCACCGCCAGGCCGCTGACAAGTGCTGGCGGCTGGAAAGACTGGTCAAGGCAATCACCGACAACGTGTCGAATGTTCTATATGTCAGGGATGCCCAAAGTGAGCGAATCGTTTTGGCCAGCCGCGCCGGGCTACAATTGATCAACCTGCAATCGTCGGACAACCCGGGTGAACCGTCGGGAAGTACACTTGAGTCGCAACCGTTTGCCGAATTGGATCGGCAGGCACTGGAACAATCAGTTCCGATATCGAGGGACCAGGAGACAATTGCCACCCCGGTCGGCGACCGGATTATGCGGACCAGGAGGGTGCCGATTGTGGATCAACGGGGAAGACCCGAGCTACTGTTGGGTGTAGCCGAGGACATCACCGACCGTATAAAAGCCGAGGCAGCTTTTCAAGAATCGGAGCAGCGCTATCGGGACCTCGTCAACTCTCTGAACGAAGGGGTCGCTTTAGTCGACAAAAACGAGATCGTGCAGTTTTGTAATCCCGCCTTGGCCGAGGTCTTTGATTTCGATACGCCCGCCGAGCTGGTCCACCGAAGTCTTCTCGATTTCATTCCGGGTCGGCAGAGGGTCACCGTGGAGCAGGAAAACGAGCGACGACGGCAGGGTGAGAGTTCACGGTATGAACTCGATATCACTACCGTCCTGGGTCGTCAGAAACGAATCATGCTGTCGGTGTCACCCCGCTTCGCCAGTGGTCAATACTGCGGCAGTCTCGCTTTGGTTCTGGATGTCAGCACCGCTCAGGCAACCGGAGACGAGGTGTCCGCCTCCGCTCAAAAGGACTCGCCGGCTGCTGTCGTGGCCGAAATTGCTCATGATTTTAACAATGTACTCTACGCCATATCGGGGAATATCTCTCTGGCCAAAGAGGACCAGGCAGGCCGACCGGATACCCTGGTTCTGCTGGAACAGGCGGAGGTGGCCATCGAGCGGGCGGAACAGATCGTTCGAAAACTTCACAACCAGGTCGACAGTCCAACCAGTCACCATCGGACCGACGATGTCGCCTCGGTAATCGGCGAAGTAACGCGACAAGTCTTAATGGGATCGGCGGTTTCACTGTCGCTATCGGTGCCGGACAACTTACCCCCTGTGGCAATAGAAGAATGCCAAGTGTACCGTATCCTGAACAACCTTTTGGCCAACGCCGTTGACGCCATGCCCGACGGTGGTCGTCTGTCTGTCTCCTGTTCGGTGGATATGGCACGAGAGACTATCAGTGGTGTGACACCGGACGGCGCCTATTTGCGTCTTACCATCGCCGATACCGGATTGGGCATTCCCGATAGCCGGCTTGAGCGCATCTTTGAACCATATTTCACCACCAAAGTGAACGGCCGCGGAGTGGGCCTGGCTTCGGTGCGCAGTATCGTCGCCGAGTGTCGAGGTCGCATAACGGTAGACTCGCGCCTCGGGCATGGAACCACTTTCACCATTCTCCTGCCGCTCGCTTTGACCGCAAACGAATTGGAGAGACCTGCCCGGGATGAGGGGGCTTCCCGTGGCGGTCTGATAATGGTCGTCGATCCGGACGAAGACATCCGGCATGAGGCTGCGGCCATCCTGCGATATCTGAATTATGAGCCGCTCCTGGTCAAAACGGCCCGGGCCGCCCTGGATAGAGTAGGCAGCATAATGTTGTCCGACCAACCGGTGGATGTCGTGGTGATCGATGAAAAAGTGGTGGCCGACGAAACCGACGAATCTGCGGTCACGCAACTGCATCGGATAGACCCTGACTTGATTATTATCCTGGCCGGGAATTCCGATCTGCTGATGGTCCACGAACCGGAGAGATTCGGTTGCCAAGCGATCATGAACAAACCATTCCGATCGGGAGCTTTCGACCAGGTGCTGGCCGAGTTGCTGAAGGGAAAGGTGCGTCAGTAA
- a CDS encoding TonB-dependent receptor plug domain-containing protein, which translates to MTAKRITRFLIGLLMVGPALMNTESTRVYAQSTEDMMEMSLDDLLNLEVSSVSKKAERLQDVASSLYVLTEDDIKSSGATSLHEVLMTVPGYWGIQDEYSHVAPVIRNSPAVNGNRGTVLYLLDGTPILDNMASSFSFHNFDIPLDEVQRIEVIRGSGGTVYGANSATGVVNIFTKSPKNSDGLSLRVDGASPTYGNFTARAGGQVNDRLVASVYAKVRKFDGYGVLPEFQGETIEVPNGETGNDTLITNRFSSDFETSTMYSGGAKAAYQLGENTEMSFGGHYNSAAQTTYTNYDTELSLIHGQDVLVENDINRNRFVGNVRYDHRFNDNHSLFARVSTNVENDFLNLLGGYKVRNSIVDIEAQDNFPVGTLHDFSLGVNYRIVSFDIHDVNAVDAVRYLDPNNKESLSGGFVQDKIKLLDGKVNLLLGLKAENYKLLDDDYYLSPMAKFSFVPSRDFTLWGGFTQSYTTPGYNNTNIDLLLLQTLSDETVFGMATQGVYDNVYQQAYDGVLAAGGDAGTADATATAAATAFVASEAGQAAITAAAGGIRAGLPDNVGVINGNKTVPTRFQTFELGFRANLEKRYSFESNLYYSNITDGIAASAAPILDDTESPVVAGQSVDYYLYGNYIKGTTYGVESMFRFVPSKGTKFEVAHSYTHSEWEYQENDEFDISLLSPSEIDNTPETSVMPKHLWKVRGMFRVPGEIGMNVGLIHATEYSSQSNYDYIRQRYPSLLAATGTEVATDGARTIVNVRLEKMLMDDRLTAFAFGNDVFNKGRVVSTNPLGNTTLSKIGAKFGLGMSLDI; encoded by the coding sequence ATGACCGCAAAACGGATCACTCGGTTTCTGATCGGCCTGCTTATGGTCGGACCGGCGTTGATGAACACAGAATCAACGCGAGTCTACGCTCAATCAACAGAAGACATGATGGAGATGTCTTTGGATGATCTTCTCAATTTGGAAGTCTCATCGGTTTCAAAAAAGGCGGAACGTCTTCAGGATGTAGCCTCGTCTTTGTATGTACTGACCGAGGATGATATCAAAAGCAGTGGAGCAACATCGTTGCATGAGGTCTTGATGACCGTGCCCGGTTACTGGGGCATTCAGGATGAATACAGCCATGTGGCCCCTGTCATTCGAAATTCACCGGCCGTAAACGGCAACCGTGGTACCGTGTTGTATCTGTTGGATGGTACACCAATCCTGGACAATATGGCATCATCATTCTCCTTTCACAATTTCGACATACCGCTGGATGAAGTACAGAGAATCGAAGTGATTAGAGGATCGGGTGGCACGGTATATGGCGCCAATTCCGCCACGGGCGTTGTAAATATCTTCACCAAGTCTCCCAAAAACAGTGATGGACTCAGCTTGCGCGTCGACGGTGCATCTCCGACCTACGGCAATTTCACCGCAAGAGCCGGAGGCCAGGTTAATGACCGTTTGGTTGCGTCTGTATATGCAAAAGTGAGGAAGTTTGACGGGTATGGTGTTCTACCGGAGTTTCAAGGAGAGACGATAGAGGTCCCCAATGGTGAGACCGGAAACGACACTTTGATTACCAATAGATTTTCCTCCGACTTTGAGACGTCAACAATGTACAGTGGCGGCGCCAAAGCTGCGTATCAACTGGGAGAGAATACCGAGATGTCCTTCGGCGGACACTATAATTCAGCAGCGCAGACCACCTATACGAACTATGACACCGAACTATCGTTGATTCACGGTCAGGATGTTCTGGTTGAGAATGATATCAATCGAAACAGATTTGTCGGAAATGTGAGATATGATCACAGGTTCAACGATAACCACAGTCTCTTTGCCCGCGTATCAACAAACGTCGAAAACGATTTTCTGAATCTGTTGGGCGGCTACAAAGTAAGGAACTCCATTGTTGACATCGAGGCGCAGGACAATTTCCCTGTTGGCACACTCCACGATTTCAGCCTGGGAGTCAACTACCGGATAGTGAGTTTTGATATACATGACGTTAATGCCGTGGACGCCGTCAGGTATCTCGATCCGAATAACAAGGAGTCCTTGAGTGGTGGGTTTGTCCAGGACAAAATCAAGCTGCTCGATGGCAAGGTCAACCTGCTCCTGGGGCTCAAGGCGGAAAACTATAAGCTGCTGGACGATGACTATTACCTGTCACCGATGGCGAAATTCTCTTTTGTTCCTTCCAGGGACTTTACCCTGTGGGGTGGTTTCACGCAATCCTATACCACCCCCGGCTACAACAACACGAATATCGATCTGCTATTATTGCAGACTCTTTCCGATGAGACTGTTTTTGGAATGGCCACCCAGGGGGTGTACGACAATGTGTATCAGCAAGCGTATGACGGCGTACTGGCTGCCGGAGGAGACGCGGGTACGGCCGACGCAACGGCCACCGCTGCGGCCACGGCATTTGTTGCCTCCGAAGCTGGACAAGCCGCGATCACCGCTGCCGCCGGAGGAATCAGGGCGGGATTGCCCGACAACGTTGGTGTCATCAATGGTAATAAAACCGTACCTACCCGGTTCCAGACATTTGAGTTGGGCTTCAGGGCAAACCTTGAAAAGAGATACTCGTTCGAATCGAACCTGTACTACTCGAATATTACCGATGGTATCGCGGCTTCGGCAGCTCCGATCCTGGATGATACGGAATCCCCGGTCGTTGCGGGCCAGAGTGTGGATTACTACCTGTATGGGAATTACATCAAAGGAACCACCTACGGAGTCGAGTCAATGTTCAGATTCGTGCCTTCGAAAGGAACCAAGTTCGAAGTGGCCCATTCTTACACTCACTCTGAGTGGGAATACCAAGAGAACGATGAATTCGACATCAGTCTGTTGAGTCCCAGCGAAATCGACAACACACCAGAGACTTCCGTGATGCCGAAGCACCTGTGGAAGGTCCGCGGTATGTTCCGTGTGCCCGGGGAAATCGGTATGAATGTCGGACTCATCCACGCCACCGAATACTCAAGTCAGAGCAATTATGATTACATCAGGCAAAGATATCCAAGCCTGCTTGCAGCCACCGGCACCGAAGTGGCCACGGACGGCGCTCGGACGATTGTCAATGTCCGGCTGGAAAAGATGTTAATGGACGATAGGTTGACCGCATTCGCCTTTGGAAACGATGTGTTCAACAAAGGCAGGGTAGTCAGTACGAATCCCCTGGGTAACACTACCTTGAGTAAGATCGGTGCGAAGTTCGGACTTGGAATGTCGTTGGACATTTGA
- a CDS encoding YfiR/HmsC family protein has translation MMLRVICLGTLVAVLFLSTVPSQVEAADAPPELAAALIVKLVGFEKTVAAGGDIAIYVIGAQEWAAKLKGAVGQKIGKATLASVDHGDGLPTDKPSILCLGDAAKVADVTAYTQAEKVLSVTNQPDLATDGITLALGVGDDGKPQVTLNLASSKAEGRDWNPAIMKIAKTVK, from the coding sequence ATGATGTTACGCGTTATTTGCCTGGGCACACTGGTGGCGGTGCTGTTCTTGTCGACAGTACCGAGCCAGGTGGAAGCCGCCGACGCCCCGCCGGAATTAGCTGCTGCCTTGATCGTGAAACTGGTCGGTTTCGAGAAAACGGTGGCCGCCGGTGGGGACATCGCCATCTACGTGATAGGGGCTCAGGAGTGGGCGGCCAAATTGAAGGGGGCCGTTGGTCAGAAGATCGGCAAGGCCACCCTGGCCTCAGTAGACCATGGGGACGGACTGCCGACTGACAAACCGTCGATCCTCTGTTTGGGCGACGCGGCCAAAGTGGCTGACGTAACCGCCTACACCCAAGCTGAGAAAGTGCTGAGCGTTACCAATCAGCCCGACCTGGCAACCGATGGAATCACTCTCGCCCTGGGCGTAGGTGATGACGGCAAGCCGCAGGTAACACTCAATCTGGCTTCCTCCAAAGCGGAGGGACGGGACTGGAATCCGGCCATCATGAAGATTGCAAAGACCGTCAAGTGA
- a CDS encoding helix-turn-helix transcriptional regulator, which yields MSRQREFPENECDSTRCSEPGADPERQTAHSIKIESSGVQVPLGLLDSMNLCCAVVDATGCIVSANSHWQSVFGAVVDDGPSEPIWEVLSEGKGPLPSRVREGLRNLELGQTIDLGHSRPGKGSEVERTLTWKCSLTSARHSDECFYVVVGRDLTGEGSLGQALEDSQRDLAKSRLELKRKSIALQEVVATVEIEKQAVASVYEHNISRVVEPLLLQLKERCRDSERHSIEVLESCLKSVLSPSAVNLERVCEGLTSREIQICNMVRQGFATKQIASVLSLSNQTVQTHRKNIRRKLGIRSKRVSLEKSLKRLEQGTEDGEQ from the coding sequence ATGAGCCGACAGCGCGAGTTTCCTGAAAATGAATGTGACAGTACCCGGTGTTCCGAACCCGGAGCCGACCCTGAAAGGCAGACAGCCCACTCGATCAAAATAGAGTCATCCGGCGTTCAAGTGCCGTTGGGGCTGCTGGACAGTATGAATCTGTGCTGCGCGGTGGTCGATGCCACAGGCTGCATTGTATCGGCCAACAGCCATTGGCAGTCGGTCTTTGGGGCGGTGGTGGACGACGGACCGTCCGAACCGATATGGGAGGTGCTGTCGGAGGGAAAGGGCCCCCTGCCCAGCCGCGTCCGCGAGGGTCTCAGAAATCTTGAGTTGGGCCAGACAATAGATCTGGGTCACTCACGACCGGGAAAAGGCAGTGAGGTAGAACGGACATTGACCTGGAAGTGTTCGCTGACCTCGGCCAGGCACTCCGACGAGTGTTTCTACGTTGTCGTCGGCCGGGACCTGACCGGCGAGGGCTCGTTGGGCCAGGCGCTCGAGGACTCTCAGCGTGACCTGGCCAAAAGCCGGCTGGAATTGAAGCGAAAGTCTATCGCCCTGCAGGAAGTTGTTGCCACCGTCGAGATCGAGAAGCAAGCTGTCGCCTCTGTCTACGAACACAACATCTCACGCGTCGTCGAGCCGCTTTTGCTGCAGCTGAAAGAACGCTGCCGCGACTCAGAAAGGCATTCTATCGAGGTGCTGGAAAGTTGCCTCAAGTCGGTGCTTTCACCGTCGGCCGTGAACCTGGAGCGAGTCTGCGAAGGGTTGACCTCCCGCGAAATCCAGATATGCAATATGGTCCGACAGGGTTTCGCCACCAAGCAGATTGCTTCGGTGCTGAGCCTCTCCAATCAAACGGTTCAGACCCACCGCAAGAATATCAGACGAAAGCTGGGGATTCGCAGCAAGCGGGTATCGCTGGAGAAGTCGCTTAAGCGTTTGGAGCAAGGCACGGAGGATGGCGAACAGTAG